A part of Maridesulfovibrio hydrothermalis AM13 = DSM 14728 genomic DNA contains:
- a CDS encoding AAA family ATPase, with amino-acid sequence MSGEIKRIDLIKKMAVFQDFSWSSAVRDEGDNVVEFKKINIFYGRNYSGKTTLSRIFRAMETGSISDKYTSPEFQLSFDDETNVTQKSLNGHDQVIRVFNEDFVKENLRFIVDDQHTINSFAILGEDNAKLEKEIKQHEIDLGSEEDKSGLIGKMLEAVENHRLATKKHSERSSGLEGKLRDKANKTGTGIKHNKTFGDANYNLPKIKEDIKTVTANSYTPITFEQVDKYHELLKEESKEKIPESTAFNLKNSTFVTRAKELVEKKIQAADPIQELLNDAVLEAWVRNGREHHKNKRTKCAFCGSDLPADLWEKLDKHFNQESEDLRIAIEALLTSIDVEKSRIPNLLKIKSSDFYSNFSSDLETLGKQFSAQSTAYCKTLESIKEQLEKRKSDIFTPLIFDDPTSVEQELNAVRDFYEELRNESNQFRASLSAQQSEARAALRLHEVFTFITDIKYADECKAIEALKKAMDKAEKAKSTAKAEVDTKKAKISELKAQLKDESKGADRVNDYLNNYFGHPFLSLKAIEDTSDDTSTGYRFEVTRNNKKAFHLSEGECGLIAFCYFMAKLDDVETKGSQPIIWIDDPISSLDANHIFFVYSLINAEIVKPKNYKQLFISTHNLDFLKYLKRISNDYKGKGENKVKIREFFLIERNGNSSCLSLMPCYLKRYVTEFNYLFHQIYKSATTESINDKNYKDFYSFGNNARKFFEIYLYYKYPNQGMNAETLSYFFGDEKVPAILTDRINNEYSHLAGVFERGSTPIEVPEMTTTANFILQKIREKDLDQYSALLKSIGVKDEEPQTAVEGQ; translated from the coding sequence ATGAGCGGTGAGATAAAAAGAATTGATTTAATAAAAAAAATGGCGGTCTTTCAGGATTTTAGCTGGTCTTCAGCTGTCAGAGATGAAGGTGATAATGTTGTTGAGTTTAAAAAAATTAATATCTTTTATGGCCGCAATTATTCGGGAAAAACTACCCTTTCTCGAATTTTCAGAGCAATGGAAACCGGCTCCATTTCAGACAAATATACTTCACCTGAATTCCAGTTGAGTTTTGATGATGAGACTAATGTTACCCAGAAATCTCTGAATGGACATGATCAGGTTATTCGGGTTTTCAATGAGGATTTTGTCAAAGAGAATCTTCGCTTTATCGTTGATGATCAGCATACTATCAACTCGTTTGCAATTTTGGGTGAAGATAACGCCAAGCTTGAGAAAGAAATCAAACAGCATGAAATCGATCTTGGTTCGGAAGAAGACAAATCTGGCCTGATTGGTAAGATGCTTGAAGCTGTTGAGAATCACCGGTTGGCTACAAAGAAGCATAGCGAAAGGTCTTCTGGCTTGGAAGGTAAATTAAGAGATAAGGCTAACAAAACCGGAACTGGCATTAAGCATAATAAAACATTTGGTGATGCGAACTATAATTTACCAAAGATTAAGGAAGACATAAAAACAGTCACTGCCAACTCGTATACTCCGATCACTTTTGAGCAAGTTGACAAGTATCATGAACTCTTGAAAGAAGAATCTAAGGAGAAAATTCCGGAATCCACAGCCTTCAACCTTAAAAACTCGACTTTCGTCACCAGGGCAAAAGAGCTGGTAGAAAAAAAGATCCAAGCAGCAGATCCGATTCAGGAATTGCTTAATGATGCTGTCCTTGAAGCATGGGTGCGGAATGGACGGGAACATCATAAAAACAAAAGAACAAAATGTGCTTTTTGTGGCAGTGATCTTCCGGCAGATCTATGGGAAAAATTGGATAAGCATTTTAATCAGGAATCTGAAGATTTGCGAATTGCCATTGAAGCTTTGCTTACGTCTATTGATGTCGAAAAGAGTCGTATACCTAATCTGCTTAAAATCAAGAGCTCGGATTTTTATTCGAATTTCAGTTCAGATCTGGAAACACTGGGAAAACAATTTTCTGCCCAATCAACTGCGTATTGCAAAACACTTGAATCGATAAAAGAACAACTTGAGAAACGCAAAAGTGATATTTTCACTCCTCTTATCTTTGATGATCCGACATCCGTTGAGCAGGAGTTGAATGCTGTTCGAGACTTTTATGAAGAGCTGAGGAATGAATCAAACCAATTTAGAGCTTCATTAAGTGCTCAGCAATCAGAGGCCCGCGCAGCTCTTCGCCTGCATGAGGTTTTCACATTTATAACAGACATAAAATATGCTGATGAATGCAAAGCTATTGAAGCATTAAAAAAGGCCATGGATAAGGCGGAGAAAGCCAAGAGCACCGCAAAGGCAGAAGTTGACACCAAGAAAGCTAAAATCAGCGAACTAAAAGCCCAGTTGAAAGATGAAAGCAAGGGTGCCGATAGGGTTAATGATTATCTGAATAATTATTTCGGGCACCCGTTTTTATCTCTTAAAGCAATAGAGGATACATCCGATGATACTTCCACTGGATACCGATTTGAAGTAACCAGAAATAACAAAAAAGCTTTTCATCTCAGCGAAGGAGAATGTGGGCTGATTGCTTTCTGCTATTTTATGGCCAAGTTGGATGATGTTGAAACGAAGGGAAGCCAACCAATAATATGGATCGATGATCCAATCTCCAGCCTAGATGCAAATCATATCTTTTTTGTCTACAGCCTGATTAATGCCGAGATTGTTAAGCCCAAGAACTATAAACAACTTTTCATTTCTACTCATAATCTAGATTTCTTGAAGTATTTAAAAAGAATTTCTAATGACTATAAAGGAAAAGGTGAAAACAAGGTAAAGATACGGGAGTTTTTTCTAATTGAACGCAACGGTAATTCCAGTTGTCTGTCGTTAATGCCATGCTATTTAAAGAGATATGTGACTGAATTTAATTACCTTTTTCACCAAATCTATAAGAGTGCAACAACCGAATCAATAAATGACAAGAACTACAAAGATTTCTATAGCTTTGGGAATAATGCCCGAAAATTCTTTGAAATTTATTTGTATTACAAATACCCAAATCAGGGAATGAACGCAGAAACTCTTAGTTATTTCTTTGGAGATGAAAAAGTTCCAGCTATTTTGACTGATAGGATCAATAACGAATATTCTCATTTGGCTGGTGTTTTTGAAAGAGGTTCAACACCTATTGAAGTTCCTGAAATGACGACAACGGCAAACTTTATTCTTCAGAAGATTAGAGAGAAAGACCTAGATCAGTATTCGGCGTTACTGAAAAGTATTGGTGTAAAAGATGAGGAACCCCAAACAGCAGTGGAGGGTCAATGA
- the traI gene encoding TraI/MobA(P) family conjugative relaxase, whose protein sequence is MISRRISCKPQNDNYRRLADYIADAKHKGEKTLMSWCAGCWAGKDYELAIQEVLDTQDLNQRTSKEKTYHLIVSFRPEDESVLTPENFKEIEQEFSKALGFEEHQRHCGVHKNTNNIHMHIAYNMIHPEKLTRYEPYRDFYKRDRLHRELEQKFGLKFDNGRQKDQEPKRTNDRAATYEAHSGQQSFDSYLNERKDFIFKALETSQNWQDFHNSMAQIGIEVKTRGNGCIIKDKHSDTAVKASRLDRNFTKSKLEEILGPYQKAMPATHKIVEKDRYVSRPLHTKRGHLYAEYREAIAVRKKSTKNSGLNRTSVGSRMFPIGTAR, encoded by the coding sequence CGCAGGATTTCTTGCAAACCCCAGAATGATAATTATCGGCGGTTAGCCGATTATATTGCTGACGCTAAGCACAAGGGTGAAAAGACCTTGATGTCCTGGTGCGCCGGTTGCTGGGCTGGTAAGGATTATGAGCTGGCTATTCAGGAGGTTCTTGATACTCAGGATCTGAATCAGCGCACGAGCAAGGAGAAGACCTATCACTTAATAGTGTCCTTCAGACCGGAAGATGAATCTGTCCTCACTCCGGAAAATTTCAAGGAGATCGAGCAGGAATTTTCCAAGGCTCTGGGCTTTGAGGAACACCAGCGGCATTGTGGTGTTCACAAGAATACCAACAATATTCATATGCATATCGCATATAATATGATCCATCCGGAAAAGCTGACCCGCTACGAGCCTTACCGGGACTTCTACAAGCGAGACCGCCTGCACCGTGAGCTGGAACAGAAGTTCGGCTTGAAGTTTGATAACGGCAGACAGAAAGATCAGGAACCAAAGCGCACCAATGACCGGGCGGCCACTTATGAGGCCCATTCCGGACAGCAATCCTTTGATTCATATCTAAATGAGCGCAAGGATTTTATTTTCAAGGCATTAGAAACGTCTCAGAACTGGCAGGATTTTCATAATTCGATGGCGCAGATTGGCATCGAGGTCAAAACCAGAGGTAATGGCTGCATTATCAAAGATAAACATTCTGACACAGCTGTAAAAGCCAGTAGATTAGATCGTAATTTTACCAAATCCAAACTGGAGGAAATATTAGGTCCGTACCAAAAAGCTATGCCGGCCACGCATAAAATTGTTGAAAAAGACAGGTACGTATCACGTCCGCTTCATACAAAGCGGGGACATCTTTACGCAGAATATCGTGAGGCTATAGCCGTCAGAAAAAAATCTACGAAGAACTCAGGTCTGAACAGGACGAGCGTTGGGAGCAGAATGTTTCCTATTGGGACAGCAAGATAA